From the Flavimarina sp. Hel_I_48 genome, one window contains:
- a CDS encoding 2TM domain-containing protein produces the protein MKNTEEKYLEAKHKVEKIKAFYIHLSTYIIINAVLIIYNYYENNWAYPFFLWITFGWGIGVFFDYLKAFEKNPMFNRKWEERKIKQYMAKDEERQHWE, from the coding sequence ATGAAAAATACGGAAGAGAAATACCTCGAAGCAAAGCACAAAGTGGAAAAAATCAAAGCTTTTTATATTCATCTTTCCACGTACATAATCATCAATGCGGTACTGATCATTTATAATTATTACGAAAACAACTGGGCGTATCCCTTTTTCTTATGGATCACATTTGGATGGGGCATTGGTGTGTTTTTTGACTATCTAAAGGCTTTTGAAAAAAATCCCATGTTCAATAGAAAATGGGAAGAACGAAAGATCAAGCAGTACATGGCAAAAGACGAAGAACGACAACACTGGGAATAG
- a CDS encoding LytR/AlgR family response regulator transcription factor — translation MKVVLIEDEKPAARRLHRMLSKENLEVETMLHSVAEGITWFSENEHPDLIFLDIQLSDGLSFEIFEKVDVKSAVIFTTAYDEYALKAFKLNSVDYLLKPIDQNELHSAVAKFKSVNKSQSTQFDANYFKELLTGKSYKTRFTISVGQHLKIVETSEITCFYTENKATYLKNEHGRSYLLDTTLDMLEKELDPEKFFRINRQVIIQLKAIEDIVAYTNSRLKINLKKVDGSAFIVARERVKDFKNWLE, via the coding sequence ATGAAAGTAGTACTTATTGAAGATGAAAAGCCGGCAGCCCGCAGGCTTCACCGCATGCTGTCCAAAGAAAATCTGGAGGTGGAAACCATGCTGCATTCTGTTGCTGAGGGAATAACCTGGTTTTCAGAAAATGAACATCCTGATCTTATATTCCTTGATATTCAATTGAGCGACGGACTTTCTTTCGAGATTTTTGAAAAGGTGGATGTTAAGAGTGCCGTGATTTTCACCACAGCCTATGATGAATATGCTTTAAAGGCCTTCAAACTGAACAGTGTTGATTATCTTCTCAAGCCCATTGATCAAAACGAATTACATTCGGCTGTAGCAAAATTTAAATCGGTCAATAAATCACAATCGACTCAATTTGACGCAAATTATTTTAAGGAATTGCTGACCGGGAAATCGTATAAAACCCGCTTTACCATAAGTGTAGGCCAACATTTAAAAATCGTCGAAACGAGCGAAATAACCTGTTTTTATACCGAAAATAAGGCTACCTACCTCAAAAATGAGCACGGGAGATCCTATCTGCTAGATACCACCTTAGATATGCTGGAAAAGGAACTGGATCCCGAAAAGTTCTTTAGGATCAACCGCCAGGTTATCATTCAGCTTAAAGCCATTGAAGATATTGTGGCGTACACAAATTCAAGGTTAAAGATAAACTTAAAAAAAGTGGATGGAAGCGCGTTTATCGTTGCCCGCGAACGCGTAAAGGATTTCAAAAACTGGCTGGAATAG